From Macaca mulatta isolate MMU2019108-1 chromosome 3, T2T-MMU8v2.0, whole genome shotgun sequence, the proteins below share one genomic window:
- the LOC707414 gene encoding large ribosomal subunit protein uL16: protein MGRRPARCYRYCKNKPHPKSRFCGGVPDAKIRIFDLGRKKAKVDEFPLCGHMVSDEYEQLSSEALEAARICANKYMVKRCGKDGFHIRVRLHPFHVIRINKMLSCAGADRLQTGMRGAFGKPQGTVARVHIGQVIMSIRTKLQNKEHVIEALRRAKFKFPGRQKIHISKKWGFTKFNADEFEDMEAEKRLIPDGCGVKYIPNRGPLDRWRALHS from the coding sequence ATGGGCCGCCGCCCCGCCCGTTGTTACCGGTATTGTAAGAACAAGCCGCACCCAAAGTCTCGCTTCTGCGGAGGTGTCCCTGATGCCAAGATTCGCATCTTTGACCTGGGGCGGAAGAAAGCAAAAGTGGATGAGTTTCCGCTCTGTGGCCACATGGTGTCAGATGAATATGAGCAGCTGTCCTCTGAAGCCCTGGAGGCTGCCCGAATTTGTGCCAATAAGTACATGGTAAAAAGGTGTGGCAAGGATGGCTTCCATATCCGGGTGCGGCTGCACCCCTTCCACGTCATCCGCATCAACAAGATGTTGTCCTGTGCTGGGGCTGACAGGCTCCAAACAGGCATGCGAGGTGCTTTTGGAAAGCCCCAGGGCACTGTGGCCAGGGTTCACATTGGCCAAGTTATCATGTCCATCCGCACCAAGCTGCAGAACAAGGAGCATGTGATTGAGGCCCTGCGCAGGGCCAAGTTCAAGTTTCCTGGCCGCCAGAAGATCCACATCTCAAAGAAGTGGGGCTTCACCAAGTTCAATGCTGATGAATTTGAAGACATGGAGGCTGAAAAGCGGCTCATCCCAGATGGCTGTGGGGTCAAGTACATCCCCAATCGTGGTCCTCTGGACAGATGGCGGGCCCTGCACTCATGA